From a single Natronorubrum tibetense GA33 genomic region:
- a CDS encoding TrmB family transcriptional regulator has translation MTDDESEAVDAFERLGLTSYEAKVFIALHRLGSGTARDVANVTDVPRSQVYSVAESLEERSLLEVQQSSPIRYRPVSIEEARNTLEQRFERERERAFDYVEGVKEESSTEETQEDLWTVRSRDRVDSRVVDLLSQAENRIIFGTRLPTFVTESIERTIRERAADGVSVLVISRTDEIRDQFDAIDGITTETPPDFREGDQRSGRVVVVDGESILLSVVDDDGSETAIWSSDSLFASVLIQLIEASDQLRPESD, from the coding sequence GTGACTGACGACGAGAGTGAGGCCGTCGACGCGTTCGAACGACTCGGACTCACCAGCTACGAGGCGAAGGTGTTCATCGCCTTACATCGACTGGGGTCCGGAACCGCACGGGACGTCGCCAACGTCACCGACGTGCCTCGCTCGCAGGTGTACAGCGTCGCCGAGAGTCTCGAGGAACGAAGCTTGCTCGAGGTCCAGCAGTCGAGTCCGATCCGGTACCGACCGGTCAGCATCGAGGAGGCCCGAAACACGCTCGAACAGCGGTTCGAACGCGAACGTGAACGGGCGTTCGACTACGTCGAGGGGGTCAAAGAGGAGTCGTCGACGGAAGAGACCCAGGAGGACCTCTGGACCGTCCGCAGCCGCGACCGAGTCGACAGCCGCGTCGTCGATCTCCTCTCACAGGCCGAAAATCGGATCATCTTCGGGACGCGACTGCCGACGTTCGTCACGGAGTCCATCGAACGAACCATCCGAGAGCGTGCGGCCGACGGCGTCTCTGTCCTCGTCATCAGTCGGACTGACGAGATCCGAGACCAGTTCGACGCGATCGATGGCATCACGACCGAGACGCCGCCAGACTTCCGCGAGGGCGACCAGCGATCCGGACGGGTCGTCGTCGTCGACGGGGAGAGCATTCTGCTGAGCGTGGTCGACGACGACGGGAGCGAGACCGCGATCTGGAGTTCCGACTCGCTGTTCGCGTCCGTGTTGATCCAGCTGATCGAAGCGAGCGACCAGTTGCGGCCCGAATCGGACTGA
- a CDS encoding MMPL family transporter, which produces MSLPNRLADIVTTHSKIVILALLLTTALVGAGMPMVDDDSSLDQFESESDEAQALEDINERFESEGDENTTSVQVIARGDNVLTQESVINSLEFQQVIHANESVNETLVENDSITGVENILAITAISQEQAAELEAQGAELEERSEALEQRSAALEEDYAELEADQAALEAGDPDAPSPEELEVRSEELEEREEQLEEDSQQLEEDSEAFEEEQQALQEGDGEQPSLDEQIEALEELDDEEFEELLTDTLSDDGDNDAAALGFMASSYDPGSTQADARMTMVTQETTASQMEMGGESDRALESQLDLRELANQQDQEYMVFGIGIITDEIDRSMGDSLAIVGPLALLFVVVALVVAYRDPLDIALGVAGIGAVLVWTFGFMGWTGIAFNQMMIAVPVLLIGLSIDYAIHVFMRHREQREADGVSSTVRGSMTIALAGVGVALVWVTATTAIGFLANLVSPIGPIREFGVISSFGILAALIIFGALIPALKVEIDSFLESRGMSRRKRAFGTGEGGFTNVLTLGSTAARKIPVIVLIAALLLTAGGVYGATQVDTSFDEEDFLAESPPAWTEHLPAGMAPGEYQAADDLEFVNENFQREDTQAQILVEGDITDDDALRQLSDAQDEAAESSTVYTLPNGEADVQGPISVMEETAAQNESFNESYQAATDGDGVPNENLAELYDELFEANEDAASTVLHRTDDGDYESARLLISTQGDASFADTTDEMRAIAGTIDVDGTGDQRNLNAGDGELNAIATGDPIVSYIVEQDLLDTVLQSLMITLVAVFGFLTAAYWLTGNSATLGTVTLLPVAFAVSWILGTMHLLDMPFNVLTGMITSLTIGLGVAYSIHVSARYTLELERQGNVWDAMHTTVTGTGGALLGSAATTIGGFGTLAFAILPVLRQFGIITGLTIAYSFLASVIVLPTLLVLWTRYFGPDVSFETSGSVAGTPTASDGGTERQTETEIPNDARDDEE; this is translated from the coding sequence ATGAGTCTCCCGAATCGACTCGCGGATATCGTGACGACTCACTCCAAGATCGTCATTCTCGCCCTGTTACTGACGACGGCACTCGTCGGTGCGGGAATGCCGATGGTCGACGACGACTCCTCGCTCGATCAGTTCGAGAGCGAGTCGGACGAAGCGCAGGCGCTCGAGGATATCAACGAGCGGTTCGAGTCTGAAGGTGACGAAAACACCACGTCGGTTCAGGTGATAGCACGTGGCGATAACGTCCTCACGCAGGAGTCAGTGATCAATTCGCTCGAGTTCCAACAGGTGATTCACGCGAACGAATCAGTCAACGAGACGCTCGTCGAGAACGACTCGATCACCGGCGTCGAAAACATCCTCGCGATCACGGCCATCAGTCAGGAACAGGCCGCTGAACTCGAAGCACAGGGCGCCGAACTCGAGGAGCGAAGTGAAGCACTCGAACAACGAAGCGCGGCGCTCGAAGAAGACTACGCGGAACTCGAAGCGGATCAAGCCGCACTTGAGGCCGGCGATCCCGATGCGCCGTCGCCCGAAGAACTCGAGGTACGAAGCGAAGAGCTCGAAGAACGCGAGGAACAACTCGAGGAAGACTCCCAACAACTCGAGGAAGATTCCGAGGCGTTCGAAGAAGAGCAACAGGCGCTGCAAGAAGGTGACGGCGAGCAGCCGTCGCTCGACGAACAGATCGAGGCCCTCGAAGAACTCGACGATGAGGAGTTCGAGGAACTCCTGACCGACACGCTGTCGGACGATGGAGACAACGACGCCGCGGCGCTCGGCTTCATGGCGTCCTCGTACGACCCCGGATCAACCCAGGCCGACGCCCGCATGACGATGGTCACGCAGGAGACGACTGCTAGCCAGATGGAGATGGGCGGCGAAAGCGATCGGGCCCTCGAGAGCCAACTCGACCTCCGTGAGCTTGCCAACCAGCAAGACCAGGAGTACATGGTCTTCGGAATCGGCATTATTACCGACGAGATCGACCGTTCGATGGGCGACAGCCTCGCCATCGTCGGCCCGCTCGCGCTGTTGTTCGTCGTCGTCGCGCTGGTCGTCGCCTACCGGGACCCACTCGACATCGCGTTGGGGGTCGCTGGAATCGGTGCCGTGTTAGTGTGGACGTTCGGCTTCATGGGCTGGACCGGCATCGCGTTCAACCAGATGATGATCGCGGTGCCCGTGTTGCTAATCGGGCTCTCTATCGACTACGCGATACACGTCTTCATGCGCCATCGCGAGCAACGTGAGGCCGACGGTGTCTCGAGCACCGTCCGCGGTTCGATGACGATTGCGCTGGCAGGCGTCGGCGTCGCCCTCGTCTGGGTGACGGCGACGACCGCGATCGGGTTCCTCGCGAACCTGGTCAGTCCCATCGGCCCCATTCGGGAGTTCGGCGTCATCAGTTCGTTCGGAATCCTCGCCGCGCTGATCATCTTCGGCGCGTTGATCCCGGCCCTCAAAGTCGAGATCGATTCCTTCCTCGAGTCGCGCGGAATGAGTCGCCGAAAGCGCGCGTTCGGGACCGGCGAGGGGGGGTTCACCAACGTCCTCACGCTGGGATCGACCGCGGCGCGAAAGATTCCGGTCATCGTCCTGATCGCCGCGCTGTTGCTCACCGCCGGCGGCGTCTACGGTGCGACGCAGGTCGACACGAGCTTCGACGAAGAGGACTTCCTCGCGGAGAGCCCGCCGGCCTGGACCGAACACCTGCCGGCTGGGATGGCCCCCGGAGAGTATCAGGCCGCAGACGACCTCGAGTTCGTCAACGAGAACTTCCAGCGGGAGGACACGCAGGCCCAGATACTCGTCGAAGGTGATATAACCGACGACGACGCGTTGCGGCAGTTATCGGACGCCCAGGACGAAGCTGCGGAGAGCAGTACCGTCTACACGCTTCCAAACGGCGAAGCGGACGTGCAGGGGCCGATTTCGGTGATGGAGGAGACGGCCGCACAGAACGAGTCGTTCAACGAGTCGTATCAGGCCGCGACCGACGGCGACGGCGTCCCCAACGAGAACCTCGCGGAACTGTACGACGAACTGTTCGAAGCCAATGAGGACGCTGCGAGTACTGTCCTCCACCGTACCGACGACGGCGACTACGAGTCGGCCCGACTGCTCATCTCGACGCAGGGTGACGCCAGCTTCGCCGACACGACCGACGAGATGCGAGCCATCGCGGGTACTATCGACGTCGACGGCACGGGCGACCAGCGGAACCTCAACGCCGGCGACGGCGAACTCAACGCCATCGCGACGGGCGATCCGATTGTCAGCTACATCGTCGAACAGGACCTGCTCGACACCGTCTTGCAGAGCCTGATGATCACGCTCGTCGCCGTCTTCGGCTTCCTGACGGCGGCCTACTGGCTGACCGGCAACAGCGCGACGCTCGGCACGGTAACCCTACTGCCGGTCGCGTTCGCGGTTAGCTGGATCCTGGGGACGATGCACCTGCTGGACATGCCGTTCAACGTGTTGACGGGGATGATCACGAGCCTCACGATCGGGCTCGGCGTCGCCTACAGTATCCACGTCAGTGCTCGCTACACGCTCGAACTCGAGCGACAGGGCAACGTTTGGGACGCGATGCACACGACCGTGACGGGGACCGGCGGTGCGCTGCTCGGCAGTGCGGCGACGACTATCGGCGGCTTCGGGACGCTCGCCTTCGCCATCCTCCCCGTGCTCCGGCAGTTCGGGATTATCACCGGGCTGACGATCGCGTACTCGTTCCTCGCAAGCGTGATCGTCCTCCCGACGCTGCTGGTGCTCTGGACGCGGTACTTCGGTCCGGACGTTTCCTTCGAGACCTCGGGGTCGGTTGCCGGAACGCCGACCGCGAGCGACGGGGGCACCGAGAGACAGACCGAAACCGAAATACCGAACGACGCGAGAGACGATGAGGAGTGA
- a CDS encoding MBL fold metallo-hydrolase translates to MRVTFLGSGSAMPTGERFQTGILVQESGRTLLVDCGSGVLHRLQQSGVGYENVSTVLLTHHHLDHVADLLPLMKARWLAGEEHLEIVGPQGTKSLLDDLLEVHEYMQGKLDLQVREVVPGEFSVAGFDVSAYETRHSLPCLAYRFGDLFTFSGDSEAFAGLANFAEGSAILAHDCSFPDDVDVSNHPTPETLGKELAGREIGRVYLTHLYPHTDGRHDEMLESIAAHYDGDVRFAEDLTTISVE, encoded by the coding sequence ATGCGTGTCACCTTTCTCGGAAGCGGCAGCGCGATGCCGACGGGGGAACGATTCCAGACGGGAATTCTCGTCCAGGAGAGCGGCCGGACCCTGCTCGTCGACTGCGGGTCGGGAGTTCTCCACCGGCTCCAGCAGTCCGGCGTGGGCTACGAGAACGTCTCGACCGTGCTGCTCACGCACCACCACCTGGATCACGTCGCCGACCTGCTCCCGCTGATGAAAGCCCGCTGGCTCGCCGGCGAGGAACACCTCGAGATCGTCGGCCCGCAGGGAACGAAATCTCTGCTTGACGACTTACTCGAGGTCCACGAGTACATGCAGGGGAAACTCGACCTGCAGGTACGCGAGGTCGTCCCCGGCGAGTTCTCCGTGGCGGGGTTCGACGTCTCGGCCTACGAGACCCGCCACTCGCTGCCGTGTCTGGCCTACCGATTCGGCGATCTGTTCACCTTCAGCGGCGACAGCGAGGCCTTCGCCGGGCTGGCAAACTTCGCCGAAGGGTCGGCGATTCTGGCCCACGACTGTTCGTTTCCCGACGATGTCGACGTCTCGAACCACCCCACGCCGGAGACCCTCGGCAAGGAGTTGGCCGGCCGGGAGATCGGCCGCGTCTACCTGACCCACCTCTATCCCCACACCGACGGTCGTCACGACGAGATGCTCGAATCGATCGCCGCTCACTACGACGGGGACGTTCGGTTCGCCGAGGATCTCACGACGATCTCGGTCGAGTAA
- a CDS encoding zinc-dependent alcohol dehydrogenase family protein — MRAAVLEAYGEPLSIESVDPPDLAPHGVVVDVDACGICRSDWHAWQGHGEWADDQVPLGQILGHEPAGRVARVGEQVDTLEEGDRVAVPFNLGEGSCYQCRNGHGNVCEDGYALGFESSVPGAFAEQVHVPHADFNAVALPEDVSAEAVAALGCRYVTAFHALAHRANVDAGDWIAVHGCGGLGLAAVQIASALGARVIAVDVRDEPLAMATDLGAEETVNGAKREETGESDVPVLIESITDGGAHVSVDALGRAETCRNSVDCLRIRGTHVQIGLTTAAEKGEVSLPIDELTRWDVTVVGSRGMPPSRYDELLRMIDSGALEPERLVTNRVSLADVSDRLAAMSEYDTRGVEVVTEL; from the coding sequence ATGCGCGCTGCAGTACTCGAGGCCTATGGCGAACCGCTGTCGATCGAGTCCGTCGATCCGCCCGACCTGGCCCCCCACGGGGTCGTCGTCGATGTCGACGCTTGCGGCATCTGTCGGAGCGACTGGCACGCCTGGCAGGGCCACGGCGAGTGGGCCGACGATCAGGTGCCGCTGGGGCAGATTCTCGGCCACGAGCCGGCGGGACGGGTCGCTCGAGTCGGTGAGCAAGTCGATACGCTCGAGGAAGGCGACCGCGTCGCGGTGCCGTTCAATCTGGGCGAGGGCTCGTGCTATCAGTGCCGGAACGGTCACGGAAACGTTTGCGAGGACGGTTACGCGCTGGGGTTCGAATCGAGCGTTCCCGGCGCGTTCGCCGAGCAGGTCCACGTCCCCCACGCCGATTTCAACGCCGTGGCGCTCCCCGAGGACGTCTCGGCGGAGGCCGTCGCCGCGCTCGGCTGTCGGTACGTGACCGCGTTCCACGCGCTCGCCCACCGGGCCAATGTCGACGCCGGCGACTGGATCGCCGTCCACGGCTGTGGCGGCCTGGGGCTGGCGGCCGTCCAGATCGCGAGCGCACTCGGTGCGCGCGTGATCGCGGTCGACGTCCGCGACGAACCGCTCGCGATGGCGACCGATCTCGGGGCCGAGGAGACGGTAAACGGAGCGAAACGCGAAGAAACCGGCGAGTCCGACGTCCCGGTCCTAATCGAGTCGATCACCGATGGGGGAGCTCACGTTTCCGTCGACGCACTCGGGCGCGCCGAAACCTGCCGCAACAGCGTGGACTGTCTCCGCATCCGCGGCACCCACGTCCAGATCGGGCTGACGACGGCCGCCGAAAAAGGCGAGGTGTCGCTGCCGATCGACGAGCTGACACGCTGGGACGTTACCGTCGTCGGCTCTCGAGGCATGCCGCCGTCGCGGTACGACGAACTGCTGCGGATGATCGACTCCGGCGCGCTCGAGCCCGAACGGCTGGTCACGAATCGCGTCTCGCTCGCGGACGTTTCCGACCGACTCGCGGCGATGAGCGAGTACGACACGCGCGGCGTCGAGGTCGTGACGGAGCTGTGA